The proteins below are encoded in one region of Clostridium pasteurianum DSM 525 = ATCC 6013:
- a CDS encoding DUF1284 domain-containing protein: MNKRILNIRAHHFLCMQGFQGYGYSSKFVIHMSEIVNYIRENLDCKIRLINSCDDICSACFKNRYNQCIDKEVYNMDNIVLTKLELGNGDIIRAKEGFDIVNDRLNTEEDVKDICRDCRWTEKCLWHLKHIEKIDL; the protein is encoded by the coding sequence ATGAATAAAAGAATATTAAATATAAGAGCACATCATTTCCTATGTATGCAGGGATTTCAGGGCTATGGCTACAGCAGTAAATTTGTAATTCATATGAGTGAAATAGTAAATTACATAAGGGAAAATTTAGATTGTAAAATAAGGCTCATTAATAGTTGTGATGATATCTGTAGTGCATGTTTTAAAAATAGGTATAATCAGTGTATTGATAAAGAAGTTTATAATATGGATAATATAGTACTTACCAAATTAGAACTTGGTAATGGTGACATAATAAGAGCTAAAGAGGGATTTGATATAGTAAATGATAGATTAAACACTGAAGAAGATGTAAAAGATATATGTAGAGATTGCAGATGGACAGAAAAGTGTTTGTGGCATTTAAAACATATAGAAAAAATCGATCTATAA
- a CDS encoding DUF4342 domain-containing protein: MTFNVELIDELRKRANVNYEEAKDALEKCNGDLVEALIYLEKQSKVKNNEDTGFFAAIKKLIKKGNVTKFIIRKKEDVILSLPVTIVVIVTVVAPYVTLGALILALITGHRFKFKGKDGEPSKVNETLDKISNVVDDAKKKFNEDGNSKTSN, from the coding sequence ATGACATTTAATGTAGAATTAATTGATGAACTTAGAAAGAGAGCTAACGTAAACTATGAGGAAGCAAAGGACGCCCTTGAAAAGTGTAATGGAGATTTAGTTGAGGCTTTAATATATCTGGAAAAACAGAGTAAAGTTAAAAATAATGAAGATACTGGTTTTTTTGCAGCTATTAAAAAGCTTATTAAAAAAGGTAATGTTACAAAATTTATTATCAGAAAAAAAGAGGACGTAATATTAAGTTTACCTGTAACTATAGTAGTAATAGTTACTGTAGTTGCACCTTATGTCACTTTAGGAGCACTAATACTCGCTTTAATTACCGGACACAGATTTAAATTTAAGGGAAAAGATGGAGAACCTTCAAAAGTTAATGAAACATTAGATAAAATATCTAATGTAGTAGATGATGCAAAGAAAAAGTTTAATGAGGATGGTAATTCTAAAACATCTAATTAA
- a CDS encoding sensor histidine kinase — translation MEHWISATKLVILFYCVMEYAVNGNKSIPQVVLFILIYISANSIIYLVRENKLKKTLLFLLIIIIVRYLYYLDPIFTLLLPISIFELFFDLTDIVFIPILITLIPVYFLNPYMKIDYVTLSLISFIVYFSCYKYTKRIQYILSENDNMREKLHILSIRLNKNSDYESQIRYLSRLEERNKLSQEIHDKIGHALSGSIIQLEAAKLFLGKDNLKSEEIIQRVIGILRNGTESIRLSLKNIKPPREQIGINRLKILLDEFSVNNNIKTTLVHSENLDRISILQWKVIYDNVGEALTNALKYSKASLISINIQILPKFIKAEIKDNGVGADNVQKSLGITGMEERCSSLGGKLIVDGSKGFSVISLLPVQ, via the coding sequence ATGGAACATTGGATTAGTGCAACCAAACTTGTAATTTTATTTTATTGTGTTATGGAATATGCTGTGAATGGAAATAAATCCATCCCTCAGGTGGTTTTATTTATTTTAATTTATATATCAGCTAACTCTATTATCTATTTAGTGAGGGAAAATAAATTAAAAAAGACACTGCTATTTTTACTTATTATAATTATAGTAAGATATTTATATTATCTTGACCCTATATTTACATTACTTTTACCTATAAGTATATTTGAATTATTTTTTGACTTAACAGATATAGTATTTATTCCCATACTTATAACCTTAATCCCTGTGTATTTTCTCAATCCTTATATGAAAATAGATTATGTTACTTTAAGTCTTATAAGTTTTATAGTATATTTTTCATGTTACAAATACACTAAAAGGATACAATATATATTAAGTGAAAATGATAATATGAGAGAAAAGTTGCATATCTTGTCTATAAGGTTAAATAAGAATTCAGATTATGAAAGTCAGATAAGATATCTATCAAGACTTGAGGAGAGAAATAAACTTTCCCAGGAAATACATGATAAAATAGGCCATGCTTTGTCAGGAAGTATAATACAGCTGGAAGCAGCAAAATTATTTTTGGGAAAGGATAATTTAAAATCGGAAGAAATAATTCAGAGAGTTATAGGTATATTGCGAAATGGAACCGAGAGTATAAGATTGTCTTTAAAGAATATAAAACCTCCTAGGGAGCAAATAGGTATTAATAGATTAAAAATTTTACTTGACGAATTTTCAGTAAATAATAATATAAAGACTACTTTAGTTCATTCAGAAAATTTAGATAGAATATCTATACTGCAATGGAAGGTAATATATGATAATGTAGGTGAGGCACTTACCAATGCTTTAAAGTATTCTAAGGCATCTCTAATTTCAATAAATATACAGATACTTCCCAAATTTATAAAAGCTGAAATAAAGGATAATGGAGTAGGGGCAGATAATGTACAAAAAAGCCTTGGCATAACGGGAATGGAGGAGAGATGCAGTAGTCTCGGAGGAAAACTTATAGTAGATGGATCTAAAGGCTTTTCTGTAATAAGCCTATTACCTGTACAGTAG